Part of the Bacteriovorax stolpii genome, AATCTCTTTATCTTGAATAGAGGCTTTTGTTTTAATGATGTCATTTGTTCTGCCGATAAAATCGGCCACAATTGAATCACCACCGTGGCTTTCTCTCCATGCGTGAGCTGGAGAAGACAAAAGAGTTAAACAGAATAGAAGAGTAATAAATTTCATTTTTGAGTCCATGGAAAGAATGAAATTGAGAGTTCGTAAACACTGTCTGCATCTTGGTTGTTTTTTTCGATATAAGTTGCCAGTGAACGACGGAATTTTTTGATTCGCTCTTTAATTTCTGGCATCAGGTTTTGATCAACAGGAATAGTCATCGCACTTTGGTCACGTTGTTCAATCGGAATAAAATCCATGGCCTCAATGGCTTTTTTTAACACCTGCTTTTGGCGTTGTTTAAAAGCCGCATTGGTTAGCCCTTGCTCCATAAGAATACTGGTCTTATGAGTAGGGATGAGTACCCCATTTGCATTCTTTTCTAATTCTCCGATATCCATCAAACGCTTAAGCGCCATTTGGGCCTCAGCTTTACTGATATTGATTCTCTTGGCGATCCACTCAGGATTGGCCTGAAAACCAGGGAGGGTGACTAATTCAAGGATAACGAAATGATACCAGTCCTGAATAAACTTGAATTCATCCAGGTTAATTTCACGAACAACTTCATTCGGGTCTTTTAATCCACGTGACACTTTTTCGTCGTGGATTTCTCGGCTGAAGGCCTTATATTCAGCCTGGCCAATATTTAACGGCTCACAAAAACGATTGAGCGCCTTTTCAGTTAAAGGAATTTTTCCTCTCAAAATACGAGAGAGTAGTGAGGCTTGAATATTGAGGTGTTGAGCAAAAGCACGCAACGAGTAACGCGGATTTATTTTTTTGCGTCTCTCAAATTCATTAGCAATATATTGCTGAAATTTAGAGTTTTTCATGAATGATAAACGTACAACATTAGGCCGTATTTATGAAGTATCCGGAACAAAATTACACAATATGTGTGACAATGTCCCAGATTGTTCGGAGTAGTGTTCTCTTATTTAGAAGCGTATTGTCTTTTGGCCTTTTGAAGTTTTTTGTAACTCTCTATAAGCCTTAAATGTTTATCTAGCCCTTCCAGTTCAGAATTTGTTTTTGGTAGTCCAAAGAATCTTACTTCTCCTGTGACAGTTCCAATGGCATTTTTCATCACTTCCGCTCCAAACATTCTCGTCATATTCGGAACATAGTCGGTGATTTCAAATTCTTCATCTAGTTCAATGTCTAAGAGAGCGTTGAGCGCCTGATAGAAACTTCTTCTTGCTGCAGAGTTGTCGTTGAAACTCATAAACATTTCAACATACTCTTTGGCCTCTTCAAAACGCTTAAGCGCCAGAAGTGAAAGGCATTTCAATTCGCCGATATCCAGCTGTCCCCAGGTTGTGTTTTCATCAAAGGCAATTCCGATCAATTCAGAAATTTTTGTGTAGTTATCAAGTTCACTTTCTTCAAGTTTTTTTACAAGTTTGCTCAGGGCCTTATCATCCAGAGAGTGGAGGTTGAGGATGTCTGATCTAAAGTTCAAGGCCTTATTGTGGTTATCCCAAATCAAGTCTTCCGGAAGATAAATTTCAGAGTAGTCAGGAACTAAGATACGACAAGCTTTTACACCAAGCTCTTCAAAGTCAGCGATGTAAACTTCTTTTTCCAGTTGGTTTAAAATATCCATCAGGTAATTGTATTCTTCTTCTGTTGAACCAGAGAAATCCCAGTGAGCAAACTCATAATCAAATTTTTCGCTGAAGAACTTCCATGAAATAACACCAGTTGAATCAATGAAATGATCAATGATGTTGTTGTGTTCAGTCACTGCACTTTGGTTAAAAGTAGGAGCGGCAAGAACGTTGAAGCCTTCAAAGCTTCTTCCTTGAAGAAGTTCAGTTAAGCTTCTCTCGAGCGCGACTTCAAATTTCGGGTGAGCCCCAAACGAAGCGAAAACTCCGCCATTCTTTGGATTCATTAACGTCACACACATGACCGGGAATTTCCCGCCAAGTGAGGCGTCTTTTACAACAATTGGGAAACCTTCTGCTTCAAGCTTCTTGATGCCTTCAACGATTTTTGGGTATTTCGCAAGAACATCGGCCGGTACATCAGGAAGTGTGATTTCTTCCAGAATGATTTGGTTTTTAACAGCTCTTTCAAAAATTTCTGAAAGGCACTGAACGCGAGCTTCGTACTTTGTATTTCCGGCGCTCATTCCGTTACTGACGAAAAGGTTTCCAATCAGGTTGGCAGGAATATAAACAATTTCTTTGTCTGATTGTCTTTCATATGGAATTGCGCAAATTCCACGTTTAGTATTGCCAGAGTTTGTATCGATTAAGTGAGAAGCCTTAAGTTCGCCTTCCGGGTTATAGATGCTTAAAAGGTAATCATCCATCAGGCCTTTTGGAAGAGCATCTTTTGCTCCTGGCTTAAACCATTTTTCAGAAGGGTAGTGAACGAAATCACCTTGAGCGATTTCCTCACCAAGGTAGTAGTCGTTGTAAAGGTAATTATTGCTAATACGCTCAAGGTATTCTCCAAGAGCAGAGGCCAGGGCCGCATCTTTTGAAGCACCCTTACCGTTTGTGAAACACATTGGAGAATCAGCGTCGCGCACATGAACTGACCAAACATGGGGAACGGGATTTCTCCACGAAGCAATTTCAATTTTTATACCAAGAGCAGCGATAATCGACGACATGCTCTGGATAGTCTCTTCAAGCGAGCAGTCTTTTCCAAGGATCATCGTTTTAGCATCTGAAGCTGTATTGTGATTGTACATCAGACCAGCATCATCTCTCCCAAGAACGTTATGGGTTTTGATAATGAACTCTGGAGTTTGTTGGATAACTTTTTTTACCGTACAACGATCGATGGATTTTAAAATCCCTTCGCGGTCGTGCTCTGAAATGGACTCTGGAAGTTCAACATCAATCGTCCATGTTTGCTTATATCTGTTTTCCGGATCAACAATATTGTTTTGAGTGATGCGGATGTCATCTGTTGGAATACTACGAGCGGCACAATACACCTTCACGAAGTAAGCGGCACACATTGCACTTGAAGCTAAGAAGTAATCGAATGGACTTGGTGCTGTCCCGTCGCCTTTATAACGAATAGGCTGGTCAGCAACCAGGCTATAGTCGTCGAACTTTGCTTCTACTTTGAGATTGTCTAAAAAACGTACGTTGATTTGCATAGCCTCAGTCAATATCACTTCGAATGCATTGTGAATATTGAATATCCCTAGGAAAGGTAAGAATTACATTGGTATACGAGAGGGGCGTGGAAAGGATAACTTGCTGATATAACAAGGCCCGGCGAAAGACTGCCGGGCCCCTACTTATTTAGAAGTGAGAGTCGACGACTTTCGACGTGTCGAACTTCAGTTTTTTAGCATAATCTAAGTATTCTTTCTTTACTGCTTCATCGACATAAGGAGTGCGAGAAAGAATCCAAAGTGACTTACGATCCTTAGATCCTACAAGAACTGTTGAGTATGATTCATCAATTTTAATGATATTGTAATCACCTTTAACTTTGAAGAGTTTAGTCCAGAAATTATCAAACGTAACAATGAGTTCTGAATTTGTAGTAGGGTTAATTACAACGGCCTGTCCCTTAATTGTTTTTGTTGCCCCGTTCTTCTTAATACAAGTGTTGAGAACAGAAATAGTTTTCTCATCTTTAATGGCGTAATCAGCAGTTTGGGCCACACAATTTTTTGTGAATACTTGTGGTAGTGCAGTCACAGCGTACCATTTCCCAACGTACTCTTTTACGTCAACATATGAAGCTGTCGGTAGAGCGTCGTGCGCCCACGTAGAAAACGAAAATAACATTAAAATAGCAATTAAAGATTTCATAAAGCCTCCATAAAGAAATAGTTTCAACGAGACTAAATTAACCATTTGGCATGGACTTGTTAAGTGCCTTTTCGGTCGGTCGAACAATTGTCTACCCCTGTTCTAATTGCTTAGAACATGGTGATGGCATATCCTCATTATATGAAAAAAGTTGCAATTATAGGTTCGGGAATTTCAGGTGTTTCGGCGGCATACTACCTCAATAAGTTAGGGTATGAAGTCTCGCTTTTTGAGGCGGGGTCTTACTTTGGCGGCCACACTAATACAAGAGATGTTAACATTGATGGGACCCTTCATCACATTGATACAGGTTTTTTAGTCCACAATAATCGCACCTATCCTAACCTAATAAATTTTTTTGATGAATTAGAAATCGAGACACATCCGAGTGAAATGAGTTTTAGTGTCATGCGCTTAAGTGACAATCTTATCTGGGCCGGCTCTAACTTGATGACTGTTTTTGCCCAGACTAAAAATATTTTTCGCCCGCGCTTTTATTCTTTTCTTAAAGAAGTTCTGCGCTTTAATAAAAATGCGCAGGCCTATTTAGAGGAATCAAAACAAAGAGGACGCTTGAGCCTTGGAGAGCTATTGGTTGAAAAGGGTTATTCACAGGATTTTCAAGACTGGTATCTGCTTCCAATGGGAGGATGTATCTGGTCATCACCAACGACTAAAATGTTGGATTTTCCGGCCTACACATTTTTAACTTTCTGTCAGAATCATGGACTGCTACAGATCTTTGATCGACCTCAGTGGAAGACAGTCGTCAATGGATGCCAGACCTATGTGCAAAAGGCCCTCTCTGGTATTGAAAGAAAGTTTTTAAATGAGGCAGTCTTATCCGTTCACAAAGAAGGCAGCAAGTTAATCGTTAAAACTGCCAAACGAGAAGAGGCATTTGACTACTGTTTCTTTTGCACCCATCCTCCGCAGACATTGGAGATCTTGAAAGACTCAGAAAAAGATTTAGTGGCATGCTTGCAGAAATTTCTCTATCAGCCTAATACAGCCGTTTTACATATGGACGAGAACATTCTTCCTAAAAAGAAATCCGTGTGGTCTGCATGGAATTATTTATCTGCTAAACAAGAAGATTCTTCGGAAGCAGTGTCAGTTAGTTATCTGATAAACAAACTACAGGAGCTGGTCACTAAGAAAGCTGTCATTGTGACTTTGAATCCATCTGTCCCTATAAAAAAAGAGAAGACAGTTGAAGTTATCCAATATGAACACCCGTTATTTTCTGCCGACGCTGTTGAGGGGCAGGAGCAAATGAAAAAACTGCAAGGAAGAAACAATTTGTATTTTTCAGGTGCTTGGATGCGCTATGGATTTCATGAAGACGGTATTCTAAGCACCAAAGAAGCGATCAATGCTTTTTTGAGATATGAGAATAAAAAAAGCGAACAATTAGAAATTCTATGAAAGCATTATACCGGGCAAAAATTTATCATAAAAGATTTTTACCGAGGGTAAATGAGTTTCTCTATACAGGTTTTTATCTGAAGTTTTCTTTGGATGAGATGGAGTCTCTTAAATCCAGACTTTTTGGGGTAAATAGGTTTAATCTTTTTTCTTTTTACGAAAAGGACCATGGTCATCGCGACGGCTCATCACTTTCCCAATGGGCCAAAGAGATTTTAGACAAGTCGGGTATTAAGAACTTTCAAGGAAAGATTGTTCTTCAAACTTTTCCCCGCGTCATGGGGTACGTGTTTAATCCTGTCAGCTTTTGGTTTTGCTATGAGCAAGAAAAGTTGCTTGCAGTCATTTGCGAAGTAAACAACACATTTGGTGAGTCCCATAACTATGTATTAAAAAATAATCCGGCCGAAGAGATCAATTATTTAAGTAAATATTTTCATGTTTCACCTTTCTATGACGTGAAAGGACGATATGAATTTGATTTGAGATCTAGGGATAGAGTCCAGATCAATTACTTTTTTGATGATAAGCTCCAGCTTATGACTTCCATTTCAGGTGAGGAAGTCACTCTTAATGATCAAAACCTTTTAAAATTGTTTGTTCGGTATCCTTTTTACACCATGGCCGTTGTGGTGCTTATTCATGTCCAAGCATTGTTTCTTTATCTGAAAAAAATAAAATTTTATACTAAGCCAGTTAAAGGTAAAGATGAGGTGACCTATGAGTAATATGGAAAGTGCAATTTTAAGAAAGGAAACTCCCGCTTCAAGTTGGGTTGTGCTCTTTTTAGAAATGATGTCGAAGATTGAATATGGATCGGTGACAATCTTAACTCCAGCTGGTGAATATTTAAACTACCTGGGAAAACATAAAGGTGAACATGTTACGATCCACATTTTAAACTGGAAGTTTTGTGAGGAGCTTTTTTTAAAAGGTGATATCGGTCTAGGCGAAACGTACATCGCTGGTCTTTGGGAGTGTGATAATATTCACACCCTAATCAAGTTTGGGATTGAAAATAAGGCTTCACTGGAAAGAGTGATCAAAGGTTCAGTTATTAAAATTTTATTTTACCGATTAAAGCACCTGTTTAACCGCAATTCGAAAAAAGGAAGCCAGAAGAATATTCATGCTCACTATGACTTGGGTAATGATTTTTATAAATTGTGGCTGGATTCGAGCATGACTTATTCAAGTGCTCTTTTCAAACAAAAAAATATAAGTCTTTTAGAGGCCCAAAATAATAAGTATCAAAATATCCTTGATCAACTAAACTTAAAGGCCGGAGATCATATCCTGGAAGTTGGCTGTGGTTGGGGAGGCTTCATGAAGTATGCCGCCCAAAAAGGTGTTAGGGTTACAGGGATCACCATTTCAAAAGAGCAGCATGATTTTGCCAAAGACCGCTTACAAAAATATGCAGACTACGCAACTGTGAAGCTCATGGATTACCGTGATATCCAGGGGAAGTATGATCATATCGTCTCTATTGAGATGTTTGAAGCTATTGGTGAAGAGTATTGGAGTGGCTACTTCAGCAGGCTTCAGTCTGCCTTGAAAGATGGTGGGAAGCTGATCATCCAGACAATCACGATCAATGATCAGGATTATTCTTCATACCGTAAAGGCACTGATTTTATCCAACAGTATATTTTTCCAGGCGGAATGCTTCCGTCTCCAGAGATCTTTAGGAAAGTATCTGAACAAAAAGGTTTTAAGATTACCGGCAGTATCGAGTTTGGTCTGGATTATGCAGAAACTTTAAAACAGTGGGAAGAAAAGTTTTTGTCTTCTCTTGAAGATGTTAAGAAAAATGGTTTTGACGAGAAATTTATCCGCACCTGGAAATTTTATCTCAATTACTGCCGTGGCGGTTTTGAGGCCGGCAAAATTGGAGTTTATCAATTTTATCTGACTAAATAATTGAGGAGAGGGTTGTGAAAAAGATTGCCCTGTTTTTTTATTTTTTTGGAATCTTATTATTTTCTGTCAATGCCCAGGACGATCTCCCATTGCGTGGGAGAGGAGACTATAAGTGGCTTTTTCTTCATATTTATGAAGCGAGACTGTGGGCACATCCAGGGGATGATCTATTTGAGAAACCCCTTGCTTTAGAACTCAAATATAGCAGGTCTTTTAAAGGCAAAGATATCGTCACTCAAAGCGTGAAGGAGTTGAAAAATGCTGGTATTTCAGACGACCAACTAAAACAATGGGCACCGAAACTTCTGGAAATTTTTCCCGATGTTCAAGAAGGTGACACGATCAAAGCAAGTTTTAATCCTAAAGAAGGTATTGTTTTTTTCCTCAATAAGGATAAAGAATTGGGAAAATTGGCCGATCTAAACTTTTCAAAAAGATTTCTTGAAATATGGCTTGGTGAAAAAACCAGTGCACCTGATCTTAGAAATAAATTACTGGGGAAAAATATATGAAACTCTTATTGGGGGTAATGCTCTTGTTAACTTTTTCCTGCTCTAATCATTCATTACAGGATTATAAAGACGAAAGGCCAGAGTTGAACCTTCGCTCTTTTTTTGACGGTAAGCTTTATGCCCAAGGTATAGTTCAAGACCGTTCAGGTAAAGTGATTAAGAGATTTAATGTTGATATCGTTGCTTCATGGGAAGGCAATGTTTGCACATTAGATGAAAAGTTTGAATACTCTGATCAAAGTAAAAGCACCCGAGTCTGGCGTTTGACTGAGACTGCTCCCGGGAAATATGAAGGTGTGGCCGGAGATGTTATTGGAGTTGCTAACGGAGAAGTGGCAGGCAATACTTTCTATTTCAACTACACTCTTGATGTTCCGGTGGGAGATAAAACATTCCATATTCTTTTTAAGGACTGGATGTTCTTGTTGGATAAAAATACACTCCTGGCCAGATCCTATATGACGAAGTGGGGGTTTAATGTAGGGGAAGTCACATTGATCATGACCAAGAAGGAAGGAAGATGAGCGCATTAGAAGGACTTCTTAAATGGTATGGCAACTTAGATGAAACCACTCTGGGAAAGATAGATGATTACTATGATTCCCAGGCCTTTTTTAAAGACCCTTTTAATGAAGTCAAAGGCAGCGATAAAATCGCTCTAATCTTTAATGATATGTTTGAGAACATGCAAAACCCGCGCTTTGAATTTGCGGACATTATTGAAAGAGATAACCAGGCCTTTGTGACCTGGAACTTTATATTTTCTTTTAAAGGTAAAAAACAAGTCATTCATGGAAGCTCACATTTTAAATTTAATAATCAAAAGGTGGTTTATCACAGGGATTATTGGGATGTGGGGGAGGAGCTCTTGTTAAAAATTCCATTAATCGGAAAAATGTATGGAGCTTTCCGTAGGAAAGTCGGCTCAACATGATTGTTGGTAAAATCATTCTATTGCAGCTCTTCTGGTTTGCGGTGGTTTTATATTCAAAATCAGTTCCGTTAGCTGTCTTTATCTTAATAGCTCTTGCACTTTTTGCCGGTGATTACATTCTGTTTCGCCCGAAAGTAAGTGCCGGGCGTTTTTTATTTCTTTTAATGCTTTTTGTGATTTCAGGTCTGATTAATGATGTCCTTCTGCTTTCTTTGAACATTCCGGTTTTAGGTTCATACCATTATGAAAGTTTACCTCTGTGGATCATTTTCCCGCTTTACTATGAAGTGATCTTTAAAAAATTTCAAGACCTGCCTACATGGTTAGTCTCGGTTATCGGAGGAATTGGGGGTGCTATGTCTTATTGGTCTGCCGCAAAATTAGGAGCCATTGTTATTGCCCCGGAAAAAGAAAATGCCTATCTCTTGTTTCAGTTTATTTTCTGGGCAGCTTTTTTCCCTTTGAGTGTAAAAATGTACTTCAAAGAAGACTATTGGAATTCGTTCCTCGATAAAACAATTTTCTTTTCCTTTGATAAAACAGGATTCAATCGCCATCAAAAAAAATTCGACGAATCATTTTATCCGGTTAAAAATCCCAAAAAAATTTTGGTGACTGGTGGAACCGGCGGTATAGGTGAGCAAACCGGCATGACTTTGGCCGAATTAGGCCATCATGTTTTTGTCACTGGCCGCAACCAACAAAAAGGGGCCGAGCTAGAAAGAAAAAGTGAAAATCTTAAGTTTATTTCTTTGGATATGTCTGACTGGCAAGAGGTTTATGAATTCGCCAGAAAATCAGAAATTTTAGAAGGCATCGTCTTTAATGCGGGAGGAATGCCAGAGAAGATGACAACTAATGAAAACGGAGTTGAGCTTCAGTGTGCTTCTCAACTTCTAGGGCATTATTATCTTTTATATTGGTTAAAAAAATTCCATAAGCTCAAGGCAGGAGCGAGAGTGGTTTGGGTGAGTTCCGGAGGGATGTACCTAAAAGAGCTCAATATAGAGTCCTTGTTCCATAACCTGAACTACAACAAGGTCGACACATATGCCAACGTCAAGAGGGCACAGGTCACGTTGGTTGAGGAGCTGGCAAAGAGTCCTGAATGGGGTGATTTTTTTATTGTGAGCATGCACCCCGGATGGGTAGGAACCGATGGCCTCAAAGAAGCACTTCCTGGCTTTTATCGTTTTATGAAGAATAGGCTAAGAAATGCATATGAAGGGGCCGACACCATTATTTGGTGCTTATTGAGTGAAAAGTTACCTCAATCCGGAAAGTTTTATTTCGATAGAAAAGAGGTTTCTC contains:
- a CDS encoding DUF4423 domain-containing protein is translated as MKNSKFQQYIANEFERRKKINPRYSLRAFAQHLNIQASLLSRILRGKIPLTEKALNRFCEPLNIGQAEYKAFSREIHDEKVSRGLKDPNEVVREINLDEFKFIQDWYHFVILELVTLPGFQANPEWIAKRINISKAEAQMALKRLMDIGELEKNANGVLIPTHKTSILMEQGLTNAAFKQRQKQVLKKAIEAMDFIPIEQRDQSAMTIPVDQNLMPEIKERIKKFRRSLATYIEKNNQDADSVYELSISFFPWTQK
- a CDS encoding OsmC domain/YcaO domain-containing protein; this encodes MQINVRFLDNLKVEAKFDDYSLVADQPIRYKGDGTAPSPFDYFLASSAMCAAYFVKVYCAARSIPTDDIRITQNNIVDPENRYKQTWTIDVELPESISEHDREGILKSIDRCTVKKVIQQTPEFIIKTHNVLGRDDAGLMYNHNTASDAKTMILGKDCSLEETIQSMSSIIAALGIKIEIASWRNPVPHVWSVHVRDADSPMCFTNGKGASKDAALASALGEYLERISNNYLYNDYYLGEEIAQGDFVHYPSEKWFKPGAKDALPKGLMDDYLLSIYNPEGELKASHLIDTNSGNTKRGICAIPYERQSDKEIVYIPANLIGNLFVSNGMSAGNTKYEARVQCLSEIFERAVKNQIILEEITLPDVPADVLAKYPKIVEGIKKLEAEGFPIVVKDASLGGKFPVMCVTLMNPKNGGVFASFGAHPKFEVALERSLTELLQGRSFEGFNVLAAPTFNQSAVTEHNNIIDHFIDSTGVISWKFFSEKFDYEFAHWDFSGSTEEEYNYLMDILNQLEKEVYIADFEELGVKACRILVPDYSEIYLPEDLIWDNHNKALNFRSDILNLHSLDDKALSKLVKKLEESELDNYTKISELIGIAFDENTTWGQLDIGELKCLSLLALKRFEEAKEYVEMFMSFNDNSAARRSFYQALNALLDIELDEEFEITDYVPNMTRMFGAEVMKNAIGTVTGEVRFFGLPKTNSELEGLDKHLRLIESYKKLQKAKRQYASK
- a CDS encoding lipocalin family protein → MKSLIAILMLFSFSTWAHDALPTASYVDVKEYVGKWYAVTALPQVFTKNCVAQTADYAIKDEKTISVLNTCIKKNGATKTIKGQAVVINPTTNSELIVTFDNFWTKLFKVKGDYNIIKIDESYSTVLVGSKDRKSLWILSRTPYVDEAVKKEYLDYAKKLKFDTSKVVDSHF
- a CDS encoding NAD(P)/FAD-dependent oxidoreductase, giving the protein MKKVAIIGSGISGVSAAYYLNKLGYEVSLFEAGSYFGGHTNTRDVNIDGTLHHIDTGFLVHNNRTYPNLINFFDELEIETHPSEMSFSVMRLSDNLIWAGSNLMTVFAQTKNIFRPRFYSFLKEVLRFNKNAQAYLEESKQRGRLSLGELLVEKGYSQDFQDWYLLPMGGCIWSSPTTKMLDFPAYTFLTFCQNHGLLQIFDRPQWKTVVNGCQTYVQKALSGIERKFLNEAVLSVHKEGSKLIVKTAKREEAFDYCFFCTHPPQTLEILKDSEKDLVACLQKFLYQPNTAVLHMDENILPKKKSVWSAWNYLSAKQEDSSEAVSVSYLINKLQELVTKKAVIVTLNPSVPIKKEKTVEVIQYEHPLFSADAVEGQEQMKKLQGRNNLYFSGAWMRYGFHEDGILSTKEAINAFLRYENKKSEQLEIL
- a CDS encoding DUF1365 domain-containing protein, with amino-acid sequence MKALYRAKIYHKRFLPRVNEFLYTGFYLKFSLDEMESLKSRLFGVNRFNLFSFYEKDHGHRDGSSLSQWAKEILDKSGIKNFQGKIVLQTFPRVMGYVFNPVSFWFCYEQEKLLAVICEVNNTFGESHNYVLKNNPAEEINYLSKYFHVSPFYDVKGRYEFDLRSRDRVQINYFFDDKLQLMTSISGEEVTLNDQNLLKLFVRYPFYTMAVVVLIHVQALFLYLKKIKFYTKPVKGKDEVTYE
- a CDS encoding SAM-dependent methyltransferase is translated as MSNMESAILRKETPASSWVVLFLEMMSKIEYGSVTILTPAGEYLNYLGKHKGEHVTIHILNWKFCEELFLKGDIGLGETYIAGLWECDNIHTLIKFGIENKASLERVIKGSVIKILFYRLKHLFNRNSKKGSQKNIHAHYDLGNDFYKLWLDSSMTYSSALFKQKNISLLEAQNNKYQNILDQLNLKAGDHILEVGCGWGGFMKYAAQKGVRVTGITISKEQHDFAKDRLQKYADYATVKLMDYRDIQGKYDHIVSIEMFEAIGEEYWSGYFSRLQSALKDGGKLIIQTITINDQDYSSYRKGTDFIQQYIFPGGMLPSPEIFRKVSEQKGFKITGSIEFGLDYAETLKQWEEKFLSSLEDVKKNGFDEKFIRTWKFYLNYCRGGFEAGKIGVYQFYLTK
- a CDS encoding chalcone isomerase family protein gives rise to the protein MKKIALFFYFFGILLFSVNAQDDLPLRGRGDYKWLFLHIYEARLWAHPGDDLFEKPLALELKYSRSFKGKDIVTQSVKELKNAGISDDQLKQWAPKLLEIFPDVQEGDTIKASFNPKEGIVFFLNKDKELGKLADLNFSKRFLEIWLGEKTSAPDLRNKLLGKNI
- a CDS encoding DUF3833 domain-containing protein — translated: MKLLLGVMLLLTFSCSNHSLQDYKDERPELNLRSFFDGKLYAQGIVQDRSGKVIKRFNVDIVASWEGNVCTLDEKFEYSDQSKSTRVWRLTETAPGKYEGVAGDVIGVANGEVAGNTFYFNYTLDVPVGDKTFHILFKDWMFLLDKNTLLARSYMTKWGFNVGEVTLIMTKKEGR
- a CDS encoding nuclear transport factor 2 family protein, whose translation is MSALEGLLKWYGNLDETTLGKIDDYYDSQAFFKDPFNEVKGSDKIALIFNDMFENMQNPRFEFADIIERDNQAFVTWNFIFSFKGKKQVIHGSSHFKFNNQKVVYHRDYWDVGEELLLKIPLIGKMYGAFRRKVGST
- a CDS encoding SDR family NAD(P)-dependent oxidoreductase, translated to MIVGKIILLQLFWFAVVLYSKSVPLAVFILIALALFAGDYILFRPKVSAGRFLFLLMLFVISGLINDVLLLSLNIPVLGSYHYESLPLWIIFPLYYEVIFKKFQDLPTWLVSVIGGIGGAMSYWSAAKLGAIVIAPEKENAYLLFQFIFWAAFFPLSVKMYFKEDYWNSFLDKTIFFSFDKTGFNRHQKKFDESFYPVKNPKKILVTGGTGGIGEQTGMTLAELGHHVFVTGRNQQKGAELERKSENLKFISLDMSDWQEVYEFARKSEILEGIVFNAGGMPEKMTTNENGVELQCASQLLGHYYLLYWLKKFHKLKAGARVVWVSSGGMYLKELNIESLFHNLNYNKVDTYANVKRAQVTLVEELAKSPEWGDFFIVSMHPGWVGTDGLKEALPGFYRFMKNRLRNAYEGADTIIWCLLSEKLPQSGKFYFDRKEVSPYISEKYVPTAAQRKELLQRIQALMPL